A single region of the Leptodactylus fuscus isolate aLepFus1 chromosome 5, aLepFus1.hap2, whole genome shotgun sequence genome encodes:
- the MRPS35 gene encoding small ribosomal subunit protein mS35, with product MAASMLCRVCVTLRGPAVSAVAPIRVQWYSSGLAVSGAAVGRRKRAGQRNLQRREVPPPRTEKMSADQEWSSVYPTAASFKPSAVPLPVRMGYPKKKAAPPDKIGNLELLKIPNFLHLTPAAIKKHCSVLREFCTPWPAALTSDDLCSQHFPIELQSVDYVSAGPSLRNPKARAVTLQVKLSNLNLDTHARRKLIKLVGARYNPEDDVLTIRTDRCPVRKQNQDYAMYLLTVLYHEAWKTEAWESEKEEGDMDEYLWEGSKSQQNVLNTLARSLRDSASSEQILQSPSVQEYRQAMLNLRNQGESEETISSYKESVKKLLGVA from the exons ATGGCGGCCTCTATGCTGTGCCGGGTGTGTGTGACCCTTCGGGGCCCCGCGGTCTCTGCTGTGGCCCCTATCAGGGTGCAGTGGTACAGCTCGGGGCTGGCGGTGTCTGGAGCGG CCGTCGGTCGCAGGAAACGTGCAGGACAGAGAAATCTCcagaggagagag GTTCCGCCTCCTCGCACAgaaaagatgtctgcagatcaggAGTGGAGCAGCGTGTACCCCACAGCCGCCTCCTTCAAGCCGTCAGCCGTGCCGCTCCCCGTGAGGATGGGGTACCCCAAGAAGAAGGCGGCGCCCCCAGATAAGATTGGGAACTTGGAGCTGCTGAAG attccCAACTTTCTGCACTTAACGCCGGCGGCCATCAAGAAACATTGCAGCGTCCTGAGAG AATTCTGCACCCCATGGCCGGCGGCTCTCACCAGTGATGACCTCTGCTCCCAGCATTTTCCCATCGAGCTCCAGTCTGTGGATTACGTGTCTGCCGGCCCGTCTCTCCGCAACCCCAAGGCCCGAGCGGTGACCTTACAG GTCAAACTATCCAATCTGAACCTGGACACTCACGCCAGGAGGAAGCTGATAAAGCTGGTCGGAGCGCGCTACAACCCCGAGGACGACGTCCTGACCATCCGCACCGACAG GTGTCCGGTCCGGAAGCAGAATCAGGACTACGCCATGTACCTGCTGACCGTCCTCTACCACGAGGCCTGG AAAACGGAAGCGTGGGAGAGCGAAAAGGAGGAGGGCGACATGGATGAATATCTCTGGGAGGGCAGCAAGTCCCAGCAGAACGTCCTGAACACGCTCGCCAGGTCCCTACGCGACTCCGCCTCCAGCGAACAGATCCTCCAGTCACCCAGCGTGCAGGAATACCGCCAGGCGATGCTGAACCTGCGAAACCAGGGCGAGAGCGAGGAAACCATCAGCTCCTACAAGGAAAGCGTCAAGAAACTGCTGGGTGTGGCCTAA